The following proteins are encoded in a genomic region of Eriocheir sinensis breed Jianghai 21 chromosome 2, ASM2467909v1, whole genome shotgun sequence:
- the LOC127002536 gene encoding E3 ubiquitin-protein ligase HECW2-like isoform X3 encodes MSRCGDGPATTSLPEPPATSAPPTTHPCCLILSRSCIGATSSETVLVKWSLPPDHAASPLDWLGLYVAGESEAERCLDQRRCGGQPQGELSWTLDVPALLPRNVGSVEVRYQRGEGAAITSLGVSAVLRVVRLSDGSASDSSEDEALLHPSLTLQRCISCTRLIRFTISNFAAHGLRRGIFFQPDPYVKLRILPGESQTLLPHHGQEVRSCVAENTVNPSWKRQEFTFIGYLHDILEIELKDKFAKSRPIISRFLGRLTIEVATLKERLKSGLSGHLDFALGSKSTGESVSGHVYFTVTFTLPPATTAACSGHGGLECPGELDRMRLKGEALLDSHGDQEFITNGHMGFRKNPLKSNNNNSSASSMSNGTGSSFGEEEVALNGEAGFGEARLDNGQDHTSSSSRESDYSPIWKYSCKVPNVTNRGKATESRGEEAIYETVYPTEDYQTQEGEVTEAGPVLPPSDEDSPPPLPPRTKSLMKSLNEMGHRPLSRSMAVQLGLPPTFPTVVRKRPLPLPDTTAGDQVAPLNGSVKDVNGSGEPSVRPKAPVLSASSQSSCDSESSGASYGDGKRMHFPLEGSFSYDIVDLDEVLQISEMSYNQTDTDSQCQAGKSLTQGPSSSLQSSSCASMESEPSEDITRPSAFCDAPEEVKESVNGESIRDRSCATVAPLATPEQDSSLLQEAASTDTLLESSEDVLDLDASKSCSGSLPTPKGTDSECTVIPSNSQTTGGESFNVKERSFQEVVNNQSDSFSSPVNVTYMCGVATVSAQERRSSFVGNVSGDFVNQSGTSTDNADIHDDNKGRTNANLLQHKSDSVHSDAPDQEAPSGLRVSREGSVSGRSPSPRLSDSLQVSSSTSESISPAGGSTSCSLSSQAGEDGRRGSESTCMVISTESSSSNSVFASPTTETNDLDLVSLVSAAQLVDMNIAAGIEREPQTPGQETLETPVRPRKDLSTQVPVSNDGDEDTPPAVPPHKPHHCLLKALVHPPLCPPTPTHRTKPQPPERTTSDRRERDTGAFGKEETWEKEERPSHHPKLSRQPSLRDWLKKYPKVEVAFDEPLPSNVEARKDSHGRIFFIDHIAKTTSWEWPPPKPLLTHRPLFFVPQVDEGKRRSYCESGESECSGSRASSRVVTPEPSTPNSASGMSSATICPSPDHCEEGAGAIVTSPPPPPPPPSPPPPHPVLSPPLPSGEASSGSLGGVAGATGSTTPGGDTTPVEGLEDRRLQEESRIGSDEEKAPTPPPRPHHRLSRPMPPHPPPLPQQCPPTPTHHARRSHPSGGSDQELERHGRTMRLPSIPERTIKFQRVEIQPGEEPLPINWEARIDSHGRIFYIDHVNRTTTWQRPSGNDSAQTQRNQSTDRLQRQQLDRRYQSIRRTITSRRVEGEEVPPTAVSATLPSSASTPSLASAAATPQTLSSSTSTFPNTGTAAPPDLSPSTPSAVQSPTSASTSTTLPAPSSSGTSSSSTPSSSTSSSSSSSSMSSERLDMLLQLPAVKFLTRSDFFSVLHMNDDACSVYERSASLRHMISRVRRDPAAFARYQHNRDLVSLVNQFADIERDLPRGWEAKYDRSGKLFFIDHSSKTTSFMDPRLPIDAPFINASKLALPSTHHRRSRSPAEDDASRVVAWLRQPNIMDILCERHSGLRTSPALRDKVTAIRMDGTAALDRLSHDVDLIIVLSLFEHEIMSYVPPTVGMSPRGSPQPSPQASPGLARANARAHAPYRRDFEAKLRNFYRKLEGKGYGQGPNKLKLNIRRDHLLEDAFNKVMGASKKDLQKSKLYITFYGEEGLDYGGPSREFFFLLSRELFNPYYGLFEYSANDTYTVQISPMSAFVDNYHEWFRFCGRVLGLALVHQYLLDAFFTRPFYKGLLRSPVSLSDVESLDSEFHQSLLWVKDNDITDILELTFCVTEEIWGHVVEKDLKPGGKNIAVTERNKKEYLERMVRWRLERGVSEQTESLVRGFYEVIDPRLVGVFDARELELVIAGTLEIDVTDWRKNTEYRSGYHDSHPVIHWFWLAIERFDNERRLRLLQFVTGTSSVPYEGFAALRGSNGPRRFCIEKWGKPSSLPRAHTCFNRLDLPPYPSPEMLYEKLLLAVEETSTFGIE; translated from the exons ATGTCACGGTGTGGAGACGGTCCAGCCACCACCAGCCTTCCGGAGCCCCCTGCTACCAGTGCGCCCCCCACCACTCACCCCTGCTGCCTCATCCTCTCACGCAGCTGCATTGGGGCCACCTCTAGCGAGACTGTGCTTGTGAAATGGTCCCTGCCGCCAGACCATGCTGCCTCCCCCCTCGACTGGCTGGGTCTCTATGTGGCTG gtgAGAGCGAGGCGGAGCGTTGCCTGGACCAGCGGAGGTGCGGCGGCCAGCCTCAGGGGGAGCTCTCCTGGACCCTGGATGTCCCGGCCCTCCTCCCTAGAA ATGTCGGGAGTGTAGAGGTGCGATACCAGCGTGGTGAGGGAGCCGCCATCACCTCCCTGGGTGTGTCGGCGGTGCTGCGTGTGGTGAGGCTCAGCGACGGCTCAGCCTCAGACTCCTCAGAGGACGAGGCTCTCCTCCACCCGTCCCTCACCCTCCAGCGCTGTATCTCCTGCACCAGGCTCATCCGTTTCACCATCTCCA ATTTCGCTGCCCATGGTCTGCGAAGGGGAATATTTTTCCAGCCAGATCCTTATGTGAAACTTCGCATACTCCCTGGGGAGTCCCAGACGCTCCTGCCACACCACGGGCAGGAGGTTCGGTCCTGCGTGGCAGAGAACACCGTCAACCCCTCCTGGAAGAGGCAGGAGTTCACCTTTATCGGGTACCTCCATGACATCCTCGAGATTGAGCTCAAGGACAAGTTTGCCAAGAGTCGACCAATAATCAGCCGCTTCTTGGGTCGCCTCACCATAGAGGTCGCCACCCTCAAGGAGCGCCTCAAGAG TGGATTATCAGGGCACCTGGACTTTGCACTCGGCAGCAAGAGCACGGGAGAGTCTGTGTCTGGTCACGTGTACTTCACCGTGACCTTCACCCTGCCCCCTGCAACCACTGCTGCCTGCTCTGGTCACGGGGGCCTCGAGTGCCCGGGGGAGCTGGACAGGATGAGGCTCAAGGGCGAGGCTCTCTTGGACTCGCATGGTGACCAGGAGTTCATCACTAATGGCCACATGGGGTTCAGGAAAAATCCCTTAAAATCCAATAACAACAATTCATCTGCTTCATCGATGAGCAATGGTACGGGGAGCAGctttggagaggaggaggtggcgctGAATGGGGAGGCTGGTTTTGGGGAGGCAAGGCTGGACAATGGCCAGGACCACACCAGCTCCAGTAGTAGGGAGTCAGACTACTCCCCAATCTGGAAATACTCCTGCAAAGTTCCTAATGTCACCAATAGAGGGAAGGCCActgagagcagaggggaggaagccATATATGAAACAGTGTACCCAACTGAGGACTACCAGACTCAGGAGGGGGAAGTGACTGAGGCAGGCCCCGTCCTCCCCCCAAGCGATGAAGACTCACCGCCGCCCCTTCCTCCACGCACCAAGTCCCTCATGAAGTCCCTCAATGAGATGGGCCACCGACCTCTGTCTCGCTCCATGGCCGTACAGCTGGGCCTTCCCCCCACCTTCCCCACCGTGGTCAGGAAGCGGCCTCTGCCCCTCCCAGACACGACAGCTGGGGATCAGGTGGCCCCACTGAATGGTTCTGTCAAGGACGTCAACGGTAGTGGTGAGCCCAGTGTTCGCCCCAAGGCTCCGGTGCTCAGTGCCAGCTCTCAGTCCAGTTGTGATAGCGAGAGTAGTGGAGCAAGTTATGGAGATGGGAAAAGAATGCATTTTCCTTTAGAAGGGTCATTTTCTTATGATATTGTGGACTTAGATGAAGTTCTACAAATTTCAGAAATGTCATATAATCAAACTGATACAGATAGTCAGTGCCAAGCAGGAAAGTCTTTAACTCAGGGACCTAGTTCATCTTTGCAATCTTCTTCTTGTGCTTCCATGGAAAGTGAACCTTCTGAAGATATAACAAGACCTTCCGCATTCTGTGATGCAccggaggaagtaaaggaatcaGTCAATGGGGAAAGTATTAGAGACAGGTCATGTGCTACTGTGGCTCCACTAGCAACACCAGAGCAAGACTCCAGCCTACTTCAGGAGGCAGCTTCCACAGACACCTTACTGGAGAGCTCAGAAGATGTGTTGGACCTTGATGCAAGTAAAAGCTGCAGTGGAAGTTTGCCTACACCTAAAGGAACTGATAGTGAGTGTACTGTTATTCCAAGCAACTCTCAGACTACTGGTGGTGAAAGCTTTAATGTTAAGGAACGTTCATTCCAAGAAGTAGTTAACAACCAAAGTGATTCTTTTTCTAGTCCGGTAAATGTAACTTATATGTGTGGTGTGGCGACGGTCAGTGCTCAAGAGAGAAGGAGTTCATTTGTAGGAAATGTTTCTGGTGATTTTGTTAACCAGTCGGGTACAAGTACTGATAATGCAGACATTCATGATGATAACAAGGGAAGAACAAATGCAAATTTGTTACAACACAAGTCAGACTCAGTACACTCAGATGCCCCTGACCAGGAAGCACCATCAGGCCTGAGGGTGTCAAGGGAGGGCTCAGTGTCTGGCAGGTCACCTTCTCCAAGGCTTAGTGACTCACTCCAGGTATCAAGTTCCACCTCAGAGTCAATATCTCCTGCTGGGGGCTCCACCTCTTGCTCCTTGTCCTCCCAGGCAGGTGAGGATGGCAGGAGGGGCTCAGAGTCCACTTGTATGGTAATAAGTACTGAGAGTTCCTCCTCTAATTCAGTGTTTGCTAGTCCTACCACGGAAACAAATGACTTAGACCTGGTGTCGCTGGTGTCGGCAGCACAGTTAGTGGACATGAACATAGCAGCGGGGATTGAAAGAGAACCTCAGACCCCAGGCCAGGAAACCCTCGAAACTCCGGTGCGGCCGAGGAAAGATTTGTCCACACAGGTCCCTGTATCAAATGATGGGGACGAGGACACTCCTCCAGCTGTGCCACCTCACAAGCCCCACCATTGCCTGCTGAAGGCCCTGGTGCATCCACCCCTCTGTCCACCCACCCCAACACATCGTACCAAGCCACAGCCACCGGAGCGCACCACCAGTGACAGACGAGAAAGGGACACCGGTGCCTTTGGAAAGGAAGAAacttgggagaaggaggagaggccaTCCCACCACCCCAAGCTATCTCGACAACCATCACTCAGGGACTGGCTGAAGAAATATCCCAAAGTTGAAGTTGCATTTGATGAGCCTTTACCCTCTA ATGTTGAGGCCCGTAAGGACAGTCATGGCAGGATCTTTTTCATCGACCACATTGCCAAGACAACCTCGTGGGAATGGCCGCCGCCGAAGCCACTTCTGACCCATCGGCCGCTCTTCTTTGTGCCACAGGTGGACGAAGGGAAAAG GCGGTCGTACTGTGAAAGCGGGGAGAGCGAGTGCAGCGGCAGCCGGGCAAGCAGtcgagtggtgactcctgaaccCTCCACCCCAAACTCAGCATCAGGGATGTCCTCTGCAACTATATGTCCAAGTCCTGACCACTGTGAGGAAGGGGCAGGGGCCATTGtcacctccccacccccacctccacccccaccttcaccaccaccaccacaccctgtgCTCTCTCCCCCGCTTCCTTCTGGTGAGGCATCAAGTGGATCATTAGGAGGAGTCGCAGGGGCAACAGGCAGCACCACCCCAGGAGGAGATACAACACCTGTTGAGGGCCTTGAGGACAGGAGGCTGCAGGAGGAGTCCAGGATTGGCAGCGATGAGGAGAAGGCCCcaacccctccccctcgccctcacCACCGTCTCTCTCGCCCCatgcctccccatcctcccccgcTGCCCCAGCAGTGTCCCCCAACTCCCACGCATCACGCTCGACGCTCCCATCCTTCAGGTGGAAGTGATCAG GAGTTGGAACGTCATGGTCGCACGATgcgccttccttccatccctgaaAGAACAATCAAGTTCCAGAGGGTGGAGATTCAACCTGGAGAAGAGCCACTTCCCATCA ATTGGGAGGCGCGCATTGATAGCCATGGCCGTATTTTTTATATTGATCATGTCAACCGCACCACCACATGGCAGCGGCCATCCGGCAATGACTCTGCTCAGACGCAACGAAACCAGTCAACAGACCGGCTTCAAAGGCAGCAGCTGGACAGAAG GTACCAGAGTATCCGTCGGACAATAACATCCCggcgggtggagggagaggaggtgccCCCCACTGCTGTTTCTGCCACCCTGCCATCCTCAGCCTCCACACCCTCACTAGCATCAGCAGCAGCTACTCCTCAGACATTGTCATCCTCCACCTCAACCTTCCCCAACA CAGGTACAGCAGCTCCACCAGACCTCTCGCCCTCCACACCGTCAGCTGTTCAGTCACCCACATCAGCCTCCACATCCACCACTCTTCCAGCTCCTTCAAGCTCAggaacttcctcctcttctactccatCCTCCTcgacatcctcttcctcctcctcctcctccatgagcAGTGAGAGGCTGGACATGTTGCTTCAGTTGCCGGCCGTCAAGTTCCTCACCAGATCAGACTTCTTCAGCGTCCTCCACATGAATGAC GATGCATGTTCTGTGTATGAAAGGAGTGCATCCCTCAGGCACATGATCTCTCGAGTACGCCGAGACCCAGCAGCTTTTGCCCGCTACCAGCACAACAGGGATTTAGTCAGCTTGGTCAACCAGTTTGCAGACATAGAACGGGACTTACCTCGTGGCTGGGAGGCAAAATATGATCGTTCAGGGAAG CTGTTCTTCATTGATCACTCTAGCAAGACCACCTCCTTCATGGACCCCAGATTACCCATCGATGCTCCATTCATCAACGCCAGCAAACTAGCATTACCCAGCACCCACCATCGGAGGTCTCGCTCTCCAGCTGAGGATGATGCCTCTCGG GTCGTTGCCTGGCTGCGGCAACCAAACATTATGGACATCCTCTGTGAGCGTCACAGTGGCCTGCGCACCTCCCCAGCTCTCAGGGACAAGGTCACTGCCATCAGGATGGATGGAACAGCAGCTCTTGACCGCCTCAGTCACGACGTAGACCTCATCATAGTGCTGAG TTTGTTTGAACACGAGATCATGTCATATGTGCCTCCCACTGTGGGTATGTCCCCACGTGGCTCCCCCCAGCCCTCCCCCCAGGCCTCCCCTGGACTGGCTCGAGCCAATGCTCGGGCTCATGCGCCTTACCGGAGGGACTTTGAGGCCAAGCTCAGGAATTTCTACAGGAAGTTAGAGGGCAAAGGCTATGGGCAAGGCCCAAATAAACTCAA ACTCAACATTCGTCGTGACCACCTACTAGAGGATGCCTTCAACAAGGTGATGGGTGCCAGCAAAAAGGACCTTCAGAAGTCCAAACTGTATATTACCTTCTATGGGGAAGAAGGACTGGACTATGGGGGACCATCCAGggaattttttttcttgttgtccaGAGAACTATTTAACCCATACTATGGACTCTTTGAATATTCAGCCAATGACACCTACACAGTTCAGATTTCTCCCATGTCGGCCTTTGTGGATAACTACCATGAATGGTTCAGGTTTTGTGGGCGGGTGCTGGGGCTGGCCCTGGTCCACCAGTACTTACTGGATGCCTTTTTCACTCGACCTTTCTACAAAGGTTTGCTGCGTAG CCCTGTCTCCCTGTCTGATGTGGAGTCCCTGGACTCTGAGTTTCACCAAAGTCTGCTGTGGGTGAAGGATAATGACATCACTGACATTTTGGAGTTGACCTTCTGTGTCACTGAAGAGATCTGGGGACATGTGGTGGAAAAGGATCTCAAACCTGGAGGGAAAAATATTGCTGTCACT